Proteins found in one Acidobacteriota bacterium genomic segment:
- a CDS encoding acyclic terpene utilization AtuA family protein: MKTVRVGNGQGFWGDNIDAPSLLLRGGEIDYLGMDYLAEVTLSIMMRQKLKNPELGYAPDFIDFIRDVLPELKERNVRVLSNAGGLNPHACRQKIFEVARELGVSGVRVGVIEGDNILPRLGELVAAGHPLENMDTGEPIAPVADRFTSANAYLGARPVCHALEEGALIVLCGRVTDTALALAPLAHEFGWAEDDWDRLAAGTIAGHILECGPQCTGGNFSRWWEVPDLWNVGYPIVEARQDGTFVVTKHPGTGGMVTVDTVAEQLLYEMGNPQEYITPDVVADFTSIDLQQAGEDRVEVSGIRGRPNTPFLKISASHLDGFKSSGQITLCGPRAVDKAELAAELVWKRLERAGVTFPESCRSQELLGVGACLPGVMTPPAEPPEVVLRLGVRDTDYDKVLRFGKEIAPLVTAGPPGVTGFAGGRPKPQKVVAYWPALLAREEVEDHIEVSVEEA, from the coding sequence ATGAAGACCGTCCGAGTCGGCAACGGCCAGGGCTTTTGGGGCGACAACATCGACGCCCCTTCGCTACTGCTACGCGGTGGCGAGATCGACTATCTCGGCATGGATTACCTGGCCGAGGTGACTCTGTCGATCATGATGCGACAGAAGCTCAAGAATCCGGAGCTCGGCTATGCCCCGGATTTCATCGACTTCATTCGCGACGTGCTGCCGGAGCTCAAGGAGCGCAACGTTCGGGTGCTGTCGAACGCCGGTGGCCTCAATCCCCACGCCTGCCGCCAGAAGATCTTCGAGGTCGCTCGGGAGCTTGGCGTTTCCGGGGTGCGGGTCGGCGTGATCGAGGGCGACAACATCCTGCCGCGCCTCGGCGAGCTGGTGGCGGCGGGGCATCCCTTGGAGAACATGGACACCGGTGAGCCCATCGCTCCGGTGGCCGACCGCTTCACCAGCGCCAATGCCTATCTCGGCGCCCGACCGGTCTGCCATGCCCTCGAAGAGGGTGCCCTGATCGTGCTCTGTGGCCGGGTGACGGACACCGCCCTCGCGCTGGCGCCGCTGGCCCACGAGTTCGGTTGGGCCGAGGACGACTGGGATCGCCTGGCGGCGGGCACCATCGCCGGCCATATTCTCGAGTGCGGTCCGCAATGCACCGGCGGCAACTTCAGCCGTTGGTGGGAAGTTCCGGATCTCTGGAACGTCGGATATCCGATCGTCGAAGCGCGCCAGGACGGCACCTTCGTGGTGACCAAGCATCCCGGAACCGGTGGCATGGTGACGGTCGACACGGTGGCCGAGCAGCTGCTCTACGAGATGGGCAATCCGCAGGAGTACATCACCCCCGACGTGGTCGCCGACTTCACCTCCATCGATCTGCAACAGGCGGGGGAGGACCGGGTCGAGGTGTCGGGCATTCGCGGCCGGCCCAACACGCCCTTCTTGAAGATCTCCGCCTCCCATCTCGATGGCTTCAAGAGCTCCGGCCAGATCACCCTTTGCGGACCGCGGGCGGTGGACAAGGCGGAGCTGGCGGCGGAGCTGGTGTGGAAGCGCCTGGAGCGCGCCGGGGTGACCTTTCCGGAGAGCTGCCGATCCCAGGAGCTCCTCGGCGTCGGGGCCTGCCTGCCGGGGGTGATGACGCCTCCGGCGGAGCCGCCGGAGGTGGTCCTGCGCCTCGGCGTGCGCGACACCGATTACGACAAGGTGCTGCGCTTCGGCAAGGAGATCGCCCCGCTGGTCACCGCCGGTCCACCGGGGGTCACCGGCTTCGCCGGCGGCCGGCCGAAGCCGCAGAAGGTGGTGGCCTACTGGCCCGCCCTGCTGGCCCGCGAAGAGGTCGAAGACCACATCGAAGTGAGCGTGGAGGAGGCGTGA
- a CDS encoding enoyl-CoA hydratase-related protein encodes MSAEESDFAGFERLAIERRDDLLWVSLDNPERANALSPALLDELTDLYRRPLLDDGIRALILKANGRHFSAGADLAHLRSLRDAGPEENAVDSRRLMDLFEAVLRQETLTLALVHGSCVAGGCGLATAHDFVVSSQDARYLYSEVRIGFVAALVATYLSLRLRGSDIRELLLYPQFLSAERALEIGLVNRVVPREELEQAGEELAAGILANGSSRSIASTKRLLLDLPGRSLADGLRHAAEVNALARETDDCKRGIAHVLDHKRPPTWR; translated from the coding sequence GTGAGTGCCGAGGAGTCGGATTTCGCAGGCTTCGAGAGGCTGGCCATCGAGCGGCGGGACGATCTGCTGTGGGTCAGCCTCGACAACCCGGAGCGGGCCAACGCCCTGTCACCGGCGCTCCTCGACGAGCTCACCGACCTCTATCGCCGGCCGCTCCTCGACGACGGCATTCGGGCGCTCATCCTGAAGGCCAATGGGCGCCACTTCTCGGCCGGCGCCGATCTCGCCCACCTGCGCTCGCTGCGCGATGCCGGACCGGAGGAGAACGCCGTCGACTCGCGTCGGCTGATGGATCTCTTCGAGGCCGTGCTGCGCCAGGAAACGCTGACCCTGGCCCTGGTGCACGGCTCCTGCGTCGCCGGCGGCTGCGGATTGGCGACGGCCCACGATTTCGTGGTGTCGTCGCAGGATGCCCGCTACCTCTACAGCGAGGTGCGCATCGGCTTCGTCGCCGCCCTGGTGGCGACCTATCTGTCGCTGCGCCTGCGGGGCTCGGACATTCGCGAGCTGTTGCTCTATCCGCAGTTCCTGTCGGCCGAGCGCGCCCTCGAGATCGGCCTGGTCAACCGCGTCGTGCCGCGGGAAGAGCTCGAGCAGGCCGGTGAAGAGCTGGCCGCCGGCATCCTCGCCAACGGCAGCTCGCGGTCGATCGCCAGCACCAAGCGCCTGCTGCTCGATCTTCCGGGGCGCAGCCTGGCGGATGGTCTGCGCCATGCCGCCGAGGTCAACGCGTTGGCTCGCGAAACGGATGACTGCAAGCGCGGTATCGCCCACGTCTTGGATCACAAGAGGCCTCCCACCTGGAGGTGA